Within Planococcus citri chromosome 2, ihPlaCitr1.1, whole genome shotgun sequence, the genomic segment TCCACTGACAAAGATAGCAGGAAATGTCGCACCTCATTCTGATAAAGTTCAATTCTCACAAATATGATGTggtatcttttgaaaaaatcagttacCTACCAGTTGCCTGTACTTGATGACCTCAGTGCAAAACAGTGGTTCAATTCAAACTGAaccaataatttttggcaaaactttaTTTCACCCAAGGTAAgatattactcgtacatatttcgTAACTTCTATTTAATAAGCATAAACATTAagattgcaccccccccccctcctaaaCAAGTTgatggattttgaccaaatgcaAATTCAGTgatccacaaaaaattttagctccagaagtgctccttaaaaagaaatttttttcgaaacattttcaaaactcgaatcACTTCAGTACCTATTACTCTTAAATGacatcttttcaattttaaacgaGAACTTCCTGTTTCGTTTGCATTTCAGATTCGCGATAAAGACCACGAAAGTTGGAATGAATCACTCGTCAGAGCTGTTCTGTGGCACAGCATGGAacgaaacgcaaattttcataataaatcaCATATACCGTTGGGTGATGCTGGTACTGGTTTCGATCGGAATCCCTTTTAGCATCTTAACGGTGATAATATTCGCTAAGAACGTATTCTCACCATCAAATATCCTATTCACGAGCTTAGCCATATCCGATTTGATTGTATCACTCTTAGGAATTCCTCGAATATGGATCAGTATTTGGCATTATATCATCGGCGATTATAAGCCAGATAAAGGATCCTACACAGAGATCGAGAAGATCGCAGATTACTATATGGATATTGGTGCAAAAATATTCTACAATATATCGTTATATCATACGATGATGATGGCTATATGGCGATATATAGCCATTACTCTTCCTTTAAAGGAACGAATATTTTGCAATGTTAGGATGACGCTGGCTGGAATACTCACTGTTTATATGTTATGCTTCTTTTACTTTGTGCCAGATTTATTACAAATTCCTCCAGAAACAAAGCCTGGAAATGATCAATTTGGCGGTTCGACTTTATTTTACGATCTGATCTACATAATTGTACTGAAACTGATACCATGCACAATTGTCACAGTTTGTACTATGAAGTAAGCAACCACAAATGGcctataaaatttccaaaaatgtgtagataatttttgattaaaaatgggAATACATATAACTCTAAAATATACTGGAATTGAAATCGTTTTGCAGATTTTTTCGAGTTCTACGAGAATGGAAAGCCAGACGTAGAGAAATGATATCAAACTTCAACAAGAGACTGGAAGAGAAGGAGAAACAAATGAATCGAACCACAAGAATGGTACTCggaatgacgatttttttcttgactAATAATACTGCTTTGGCCATGGGTAGGATTTTGATATTGATTTTTGGtccgaaattcaaaaaagattgCTTCCCGGCGATCGTATGCATTAATAGTATCCTAGTTTTAATTTATACTGTAATTCCTTTTGTTGTATATTATGTTAGTAATCAACAATTTCGTGACAATTTCAAGTCTTTgttatcaaaataaaacaagatgaagcgaattaaaattatgtaggtattccaTAATGAAAATGTACAAAACGGCATGTTACATTTTACATGTAAGAATAGAAGCGAGAAAGGAGACAGAATGAATTAGCGTTTCATCAAAAGTACAAAGCAACATTTTCGACATAATTGGCTTCAAGAATAAAACATACAACTGGTTCAGTTCGACTATGGTAATTtacatgtaaaatgaaaattgtttcaataaagtgattcattttattttcaacactttcctTAATTTGTGAACTATACCGTTTCAATTAAGACTATAGGCTAGAACTATACAACttcaatcatttatttttaaattagggTGAAAACCCAGTCTTTCCCTCAGGACAACAAAACGGGGTCTAGGTAACAGCATCATCGATATTACGTATGTCAGCGAGTTGATttgcagaattcaaatttttgagtcaattttgccctTGGGGGTGGCACCAAATCAAGATTtgggaaaaatgtgaaaacattGAGTATAGTGTTGAAATCCTAGTACTGTACTGTAGGCTGAGaaatatgaatttgaaattgtttttgacaTTCAAATCTCAGAAATGATGAACACGGTTAAACTACATAAATTTATAggctatgtacgagtacatacttgcaaaaattgcaacttctggtttgctttcaaaatttgtgacttTCGAGTCATGAAGCAAGTAAATTAATCatacaaaagtaggtaattcgaaaaaatttgtaattgcttaataaattaataatattcaaTGTTTTAATCTTCTTCTGACTCTGACTCAACCTCACTTTCTAACTCGACCTCACTTCTGTCTTCTTCCTTGTTGTCTTCTTTTTTCAGGGTTATGACATCTTCTGGaatcttttttttgctttttgatcaACAACAAGTTCCATCACACTTCGTATAAATGGATCGGAAAACACTAGGAAACAGTTCATTATATATCTCATGGTACGGGTAGGATTGGTTTTTATTGCATACCTGCCTAGGAAATGCTTAAAACAATTTATGGCTACCTTCTTGACTTTCTTCTTCAAGTAGacctacaaaaatttgaaaaatcatcaagtacTATTGAACATTGAAgtaaaatgataataataaacaCCATAACTAAGTACCACCTAGGGGAAGAGTGCAAGTTTCTATTATATCCGCTCcatgtctaaaaattttgtgaatagtTGGGGACATTTGGTAGTATATGTAATTTCCAACatatatttttcatcagttgCTTCAGCATAGgctcgaaatttttctaaattgatatCATCTTTTCCATTAATGGCAATCAAGATACATACAAAACCTATTGAGAAAAAACAccttttattcaaaatgtgcaaaaaaggcgactgaaaatatgtacatggAAATTATCACGAAACTTAGTTAATAATTCTTTATGGAAGCCACTGATTTCAGCAGTTTTGCTGGGATCTGCAAAAAGTCTCCTGGAAGTATTGCCatcatttgaatttccaaaaccTAGACATAAGATTAAAGATCAGTgaattattatatgtatgtacctatacttacttgaGTAATTGAGTATACCTACAAAgagatttgtaaaaattgcttacCAGCTTTTGGAGCATCGACTATCAGGCTAGCTCATTTCACTCCTAAACTTTGCCTGGAtatctttttttctgttttcaatcaTTTCTTCATCATTGATATgtctggtgtattttttttttattgtcggGTAAAGTCAAGCTATTGAGTAAATTATTATAACTGAGAAAGTCTATATAatcagttgattttttaaaaaattgtcataattgATGATAAACATGCTTACTGGTATGACAAAtggaggaaaaattcaaaagaattgaTCCATGCATGTAAGGGGGCAATTCCATATTCCATCTTACTTTTAATCATCTCAATTTTGACTGGATCATTCATTTTGGAAGGTTTACAGCGGCATAAATAACGGTTTTACAtcttcaattttgggaaaaaacgcAAGGCTTTGACCATTCTGGCAAAAAGCAGGGATTG encodes:
- the LOC135834536 gene encoding sex peptide receptor-like codes for the protein MTSVQNSGSIQTEPIIFGKTLFHPRFAIKTTKVGMNHSSELFCGTAWNETQIFIINHIYRWVMLVLVSIGIPFSILTVIIFAKNVFSPSNILFTSLAISDLIVSLLGIPRIWISIWHYIIGDYKPDKGSYTEIEKIADYYMDIGAKIFYNISLYHTMMMAIWRYIAITLPLKERIFCNVRMTLAGILTVYMLCFFYFVPDLLQIPPETKPGNDQFGGSTLFYDLIYIIVLKLIPCTIVTVCTMKFFRVLREWKARRREMISNFNKRLEEKEKQMNRTTRMVLGMTIFFLTNNTALAMGRILILIFGPKFKKDCFPAIVCINSILVLIYTVIPFVVYYVSNQQFRDNFKSLLSK